The nucleotide sequence TTGATCCCACTGAatgcttcaaattcaaaattgaagaaaggtATCAATGTCGTTCTAGTTCAAAAGTGCAATATTTCTATCGTACGGATAGTTGTTTACCTTTGATGATACCTTTGGATGCTGCAATAAATAAGTCTGAAGTTTTGGAATATGAAGCCAAACTAGCTCAACATGCTGCAAGTGGGAATAAAGGGTGAGTTTAGGCATTCGTCCATTATTGCCTGAAGGCATGCTTTCTCcatagtttgatttttttttaatatttataatttttgtggTCTAATTTCAGAGAGCCTATAGAAATAGTAAGACCTCGCATAAAATTTGAATCTTGTCTGCAAGCATTCATTCAGAGTGAAGTTGTCGATCAATTTTATAGCTCTGCCATCAAAGGAAAAACTGAAGCTCTCAAGTAAGTTGTCTACTTCACTTGTTTTGATTTATCATAAATCTATTAGTAATTgagaagtttcattttacagaacTACTCGCCTATCAAACTTTCCGCAATATTTAATAATTCATTTGAAGAAATATACTCTCCGTGAAGACTGGACCCCGGTTAAATTAGATGTTTCGGTTGAAGTTCCAGACATTCTTGATTTATCGGCTTTGAAAGGGCTCGGATTACAACCTGGTGAAGAATTATTACCCAGCGAaggtataatttatttttgaattaaatataaggtacattaattttcaattgtggtaatatttgtgatttttgaacgtCACACAGATGATGCAGCTCAAGGAGGAGTTCAGTTTAATGAAGCACTGTTAGCGCAATTGATGGATATGGGCTTTCCTATCGATGCGTGCAAACGTGCGTtacatttcacaaaaaatgaaaatctagaAAATGCGACCAATTGGTTAATGGAACATATCGACGATCCTAGTATAATGGAACCTTTTACTCTTCCTAAAACTAGTAACAGTCGTGCTGCTGGAGGTAGGCCTAATAAATATATCGAATATGTAaccatttagaaaaaataatcattgagATGAGTCAAAATTATGAACACTTTGCGAAGTTTGAATTCGGCTTATGGTTATTATTACTACAGTAAGCTTAGGTTCATGTTGTTTGACAGATTTTGTAGTCGATGAAGCAGCTGTGGCTCAACTTATAAGTTTTGGATTTACGAGAAATCATGTTATAAAAGCTCTGCAAGAAACCAGCAACAGTGTAGAACGAGCTGCTGATTGGTTATTCAATCATCCAGATGATGGTGACACTGTAATGATGGATACGAGTCCTGCGCCAACATCTGAACCAGCGCCAGGGCAATCGAGCTCAGCCAGTGAATCAGATTATCGTATGTTATGATGACTCATATTTCTCACATTGATAGGTGGTTTTATTAAGGAACTGGTCATTTATTTCGTTATCTCTTTTTCAGGTTACCGTCTGAAAGCTTTCATTTCTCATATGGGACCATCGCCGGCTGTTGGCCATTACGTTTGTCATATAAATAAACAAGATAAGTGGGTGATTTATAACGATGAAAAAGTCGCGTTGTCTGAGAACCCACCGAAAGATCTTGGTtatgtttacttttttgaaagaatttaattttgtttgattATTGTATGTAATGCTTACTTTAATGAATGCTGCTTTGATTTTTGTGATGTAATGTATGTTATACTGTttattttccctatttttttttttttttttttttttacagaaaaatacgagtaactaaGAATTTTCgaggtattttatttattttttgctgaaaagtcaattttttaaactaagTATGAAACTTCCTTAGAGAGCCATTCTTTTTCATGTTGCTTCATTTTTCATCGAAGAGTGTTGTTTCATTAACATTCATTTTAGAATTACATGAGAAATACAATTTGTAAAGCATTCTGGTAGGAAACAATTATTGAACTTCGAAATGATGTGATAACGTGTCGATGCGCATTATATTCACAGTACCTTACTCTGCACTCAACAATATTACGATTTTCATTAGGCAGAAAAGTGATTCATCTCATCTTGAAATCTTGAAATCGAAGCTGGTATCAGAATATTGAAACAAATGCGTCATAACAATCCATTTAATATCGAAATACATTTCCAAACATTATTTACAACGAAAGTTAGAGGTTCCAGTTATCTAGACAGAATTCCATAACTTTTTTTAACATCATTCTTCCTTCAAAAGACCTTCTCGTTTTTTCCACTCGTTCTTAAGttgattcagttttttctttttgagttCCATCGCTTTGCTACGCACTTCGTCAAATCGTTTTTTCTGGTTGGCAATTGAATTTTCTCCATTTAGTTTACTATCCAACTTTTCAGTTAATATTTCGCGAGCTATCTCTTGATTTTTCTCGAGCGATCTGGTTTGATGGCATTTTACCACCAGTCCTGAAAATGTAACAAttgtttattaaaattaaaattacctaatttttaatcaaaattcaacattaattgaggatgaaaattgaaatattagaCTAACCACTCGGTATATGTTTGAGCACTACACAATTCATTGCTTTATTTACAGCTTGTCCTCCGGGTCCACTTCCTCTAACAAACTGTTCTTCCAAATCCCCATTATTTAGTTTTGGGTAGTTAGAATAATCTAAATCGTATTTCTTACATAAAATCTGGTAGTTACTAAGATGAAATCGGCGTATATAATTAGAAACGGATAATAAATTAATAGATTGATGCGAAAGCAAACTCTGTCTCCAATTCATCTTAAATTATACGGCTATTTTTCAGCAATGTTATTCCTttctgaaaaaccaaaaaaataacactttctAAATGTAATTAATACAGTGAAAATGACTTCAAATGATCGTGGAAATACTGACCTTATATTGAAATTCTATCTCAGCTGGATCTTCAAGATTCTTGTTCTGTTTAAATTCATTCTTAACTCTACTCATGAAATATTCTTTATCAGTTAGCTGTAGATTTCTTCCATATTTTAGAAGATCTCGATATAGCAGTATTATTTTACGTTGAGAGCATGgattaaaattcatatttttctcacTTCAACAATTCACTAATAGCACTTTTTAAAATGACGGACTTGAAAAAAGTATGATGAAATCATGAAATGGAAACGCAGACGGGTAAAACCAAAAGAAAAGCACGAAAGTTCAATTTGAAGTTGAACTTGAGTGTTTTTGTTGTGTCTGTTATCACGTTCAcatcaagcaaaaattttttgagttgtgGTTTaggtgtttcaatttttcttgtccaaaaattcataaaataaggTGCGTTTATGATTGTCCGTAACTCTTACGGCctgttacagaaaagtaaaaaattttttacttttctgtaattttctttgttcttttctgtaaaacaaaaagttacGGTTACGGACAACGTGAACTACGCCATAAGAATTCTTGTATTTTACTTTTCCATAACAGACCGTAACTTTTATTACGGTTAGTTACAGACAATCATGAACGCACCtataaattcaatttctgtttaatttagatatttttatcgattgaaatttcattaattaatcACAATTTAATACGCttcttgagaaattattttaaaatattgtaagcaatggaattttttggaaaaaatgcaaaaaatcaagaagaacTCCGATTTGAAATCCTTGTTGATTCACGAAGCTTGAAATGGAAACTTTCGtgttttttgataagaaaaaatgtGTGTTTTGATAATTCtcttaatttaatttctttcgttgttgaaaactgttgaaaattgagtaagttTTGACTGTTTTGAGATTATGGAATTGTTTTAGCCTAAATTTATTTGGGTAATGTTTTAAAGTAATCTCCGTTGAAACTTGTGCGGTTCAAGTTTCAGTGTcggtgtatttttttggaacttcTTCATCATAAAACTGTCACAAGTGTCACATATCCATAAATGTCATAACAATTACAGCCGGTGATATAATTTGCAATTTGCTCGCTCAATATGTTTTTTACGAGAGTACTATCAGCGAAGTCATCCCATGTTCGCGTAGTCTGTGAAAGCCTGGTCACCGGACACCGTGTTAATGCGATTAGAGAACGTAAAGCAGACAAATTGGAAGTCGTAATGTTTGATCCTTATGTTCGGAAGAAAGTAGTTTACAAAGAGATCAAAAAACTTACAGGAgttgatgtgaaaaatttcaaacctttgGATACTTTAGAATCTTTAGATGGGTAGTTTCTGTGTTATTGAAATATTAGTTTTACTATTGTTAAATAAAGCGTGATTAATCACTATGTGATGTtgctatttatttattttcaatttgttctaTGTGTAGATCATCATGTACACCATCTAGATCTCATGAACGGCTTTTTCAAGCTTGTATCGCTTGCAAGTGTAAAGTGACATCTTCTTGTCAGAACTTTTCAATTTGTGCTGATGTTTCTGAAGTTTTGAAAGTATGCTGacaattgaaattgattttttcaatttagttcaGGTGGACAATTTGAACAATACCCTAACTATAAATTAAGTAGGCACGTTCACATTCAGTCATAATCTGCATCGCGTTACCGAGGACAGACTAGTTATCCTGTATCCTTTAAAATTATATTCCACGATTTCCAGGAGTGTATCAATCGGTCAATGTTTCAAAGCTTAATAAAGGCGTTTTACTTTATTataataaaaccaaaaattgtctGGTAGTTTGGtccaataaaaatatgaaaaaattgatttgcaaGTTTAATTTATCTGACTCTAATCTCTAAAATGGAAGAATCTTGTaacttttcaagtttctaatttgaattttgaatgtgGTCGACtggtcatttcatttttcgagtgCCCTTCATCAATACTGGTGTTTCATTTTCTTCCTTCGCAAATTCGCAATCTTTCAGATAAATCATGAAGAATATTGAAGATCAACGATCAAAATCTACACTCATTACTCCACAATCCACATTCAATTAGACATTTTTCccaccaatttttaattttataaaatgagtaCGGAgtatggtaattttcattttccatcgaagattcgatcaattttttaaaaaaaaatatctactgcAAGCTTACcgaaaaatccgaaaaacaaGGTTGTTTGAAAACCAATACCATTTTGATTGGTGAGTGACGTATGATGACGGTTACAACGTCATTTGTTGTgattgcttgttttttttttcgttatcaaTCACAATGTTATCTTCACTTCTTCAGTCATCTTGTATCTTGTGATTCGTGTTGGTGTGTTTTCCTCGTTGAGGTGTTCTGTTcattaattgtaaaaatgttctaagttgatacttgaaaaataattataatttgcGTTTGCTGTAATTTCGTTCTTGGCTCAGTTACACCAACTCCAGCAAAATGTTGCCACCTATTGTTATAGGCTTATTTCTATTAGGTAAGAGTGAGGAAAACTTTCGTTACGTTACCTATCTAGTATCTACTTTTCACGCttgcaattttgaacattttatttcTCGCTATTAAAACGTGTTTGAGTGTTACAATAtagattaaaattcaatttaatcaaCTCGAATATCTGttataattgtaatttttgatcgAACTAATGTTTCTTTTCAGCTTGCAATGTTCGAAGTGAGGTGAGCCAAGACAGCCCCGTGGAACAGATTGTCAAAGATATCAAAGAATCAAATACCACAGGCatggataaaataacgaaactATACAAGGATTATGAAAATCTGACACTTGATGTTGCAAGCGTACCATCCGTTAGATATGGCGAAGATAGTCTGCGGGAAGAGTGCGAAAAAAATGGTGGAAACGGAACGTACGAGGTTGCATTGGTTCGTATTATCGTCATTTGGTGATTATTATACCCTATTGTTGCCTTGCCATTCATGTATTCTAATTTCTACCTGAATCCCTcgttaatgaaaaattgaaatggtaaaaatatttttcacaccATCTCTTAACGATAACCCCCTCCTCccttttccataaaaaaaatcataacgtGTTTGAATAGTCCTGCTAAAgttctgtgtttttttaaaattgaaaatcaaatagaaCTAAATCGCATACGTTTAAGGGCTTGACTTCTATCGACGGAGCTCTCGCAGattaaaaatccaacttttgaaaacaaaatttcgtataGAGCGTAAGCTGACAAATTTTGAGGACAGGTTGGGCTACTTGCCAAAGTGACGAGCAAGTGTCGCATTGCTTGTGGCGTCGTGTCTGTTTATTTTACTTTCATTCACGTATTATTGTGTTCCATcaggtaaaaaatcaaactcgagcgatattctattttttttttgagttgacaTTTTAATTCTTCACTTTTTTAGATATTATGTCAAATTGTGatgctattttttcatttattttttgaattaaattgaaattaaactcATTTCCGATATTTAAAATTCTTTCCTGTTGACGAAAAAATGTCTACCTAACTGATGGGTTAGGTACTTCTTCCGAATAACTATAATAACCCAAGGCTTTTGTTTCATATACGTGTGCTGAAGCTCAACAGAACAGTTCACCTATTCGTAAACTTAGTTATTCTCGTCTTGGCAAGGCAAACCGCTCAACGACCTTACATACGTGTAATAGCATTTTAGATTTCGtactgagtaatttttttgcaccttatctaagagagaaaaaaaagtcgatacaaaaatttatcatgatTGTTTATGAACTTTCAACGATAACTCGTTGTCATTCTACgtttgcattttgaaaacatttcaattctCATCATCTGATTACATCGAATACCTGCTTGCATATGTACGAATATATAGGTTCTTGGAGGTCAAATCTTTGTAGTAAGTTAGTTCATAAAAGTGTGCACACTTACactgattgaaattttcctacCAAGAAAATCAGTATTGAAAACTTTTCTCCCACTGTCATTTATCTATACGCTAACTATTGAAATTCCATCATCATTCCAGAAATGATTAATTCTCTTACTTCATGTGTGTAATAATGAATCACTCCTAGATTACGAATTCCATTAGCTCTGCGTCTTTACGTAGTAAAAATACTTAATAGTTCCCTGCGTGATAATGAAATATCTAATCATCGAAATTATAAATGATTATCGTTCGAGTGTAGACTGTAGAGTGGTATACCATGTAGACGAATTGTTTTCAAGACCGTACCTAGTTAAATTTATGCAATTAATTTGATTAGCTTCGTTATAATGTGGTTTATTTTTAGAACATTGTCGCACTGTTTAATAGAATCAttgaagatggaaaatttttcgacagtgtcttacctactacctacttccTAGTCTATCTCTATAAGCAATAATTGGCTTTCCTCGACGAATCACCTCGTACGAAGTActcgattttatgaaaattaggTCGTATTAtcttatgtatattttttcaaatcgtaccACATTTATCAACTGTAAATCGATGCGAAGATAGGACACTTGTGGCATTGCAGATTTAACGAATGTGAAAAACAGATAATTCTGTATTATTCGTATTCGATGTGCGATTGTGTATCTGGCATGCGCATTTTCCAAGAAACCAGAGCTTGcttttaaaatcatcattacTGGTATCTGGCTCTGGTATTGCTTTATTTTGCGTATCCGTCATTCGCTAACGAGAGAACCAGTTCGGTCGTGTGCAGTGTTGGCTAGTTTCCTGATGCTTTATCAGCAGTTTGATCATTCCAACATAGACATTTTATTGCTCCATTCGATATTTGAACTAAATTTAGCAGACCGTCAATTGCTCGAACAAAACTGTACCTACTCAATGTTTAATGTGGCGGTACTTGGTAATaaggaaaaaatatcgaataagtGCAGATTTAATGGCCAATTCAGATGTATGGCGATTAAGTTTTTCGATTGACTGGCGAAAAATGTATACACAAAATACATTACGTttagtttattttgaaattaatcatCGGTCTGATAATACTGATGATGTGTTGGatttaatgtaggtaggtaggtatagtaggtactgAATTTTTATCGGAATTTTGTTTCGGTTTATTAAAGTTGCATTTaatggtacctatttatttacaattaaattaatcaaagtAGAAATTAACATCTGAATTATTAAatgaacgatgttttttttctcatttcagaaaGCATatcaaaatatgagaaaatgCTTCACAGGAATTGTTTCGTTTGCAGAGTTACCAGCTAAAATTAAGAAATCCAAACCCTACGGAGAACTGGATACTGTGTTCAAAGAATACTGCTCGTAAGTATCGAATCGATTTTTCTGTGTATCTCTAGCTACGtgtgtttaaaatttatttgaaatgaataaaaaatgaaaaagctttgaatttaatatttataaaataattatggtCACTTGATtgcattttgatcaatttatacGGTCGATGGCCATCCAGCATTTcattttggctgagtaaaattTATGGATTTACCGCCCCCCACccctctttaaaaaaaactatgagACAATAACGCGGGcatattttattattgattGATTTATTGATTCTACActgagttttttcaatttacaggaAAACTCTAGATATCCGACGTTGTGTGACAACTTACCTCATTGCAATGGTCCCTTGCATGGACGACAGGCATAAGTATATCAGATTTCACGCGCATGAAGCCATCGAATCAATCATGGATTTCGTTTGCGAAAACGAAGGCGATCATATTGCTCGTAAGTGTAAATATCTTCGGCATGTTCcgtcaaattgaaaatttctaaaatgaaagcCCCCGCGCAAGTTAAATATGAATTtcatttgcgaatttttttctcatgactCATGAGAAACTTTTACGTTTTATCCGTCGAGATTCAGATAACGTAACCCGGTTTGTAAAACTTTTGATTAACTACCACTGTCGTggaatcaatcaaaaaattttcacgttttttcgaaaaattaatacctCATCGATGGATTTTAATGGCTCAGATTTTTACTCTTGTAGACTTGACTTTTGAGTACTTATTTCAACGAAATGCTAGTTTCACGGGCTGATTGagtgaaatactcgtatatcatTTTTGTAGAAAGCAATATCTTTAATTGGTATGTAGCTTTAAGAACCAGCTTACTCGTAGGAGGTTTTATTTCGCAGCGAACGCTACAGAAGCATTTACTCGCACgaacaaaattattgaagtcGACTAAGGTGAACCGGTTTCCTTGTTGAGCTTAAAATTAAAGTAATTTGTCGGTTTTGCGTGAATTGCATTTCGCTGATCATCGACGTAAACACATTACTtgcgtaaatttaaaaattttttccatctcaGCTAGAATTATTAAGAATAAATACTCAATTGCTTGATAATGATTTTTAAACGTTCTTATAGTCCTGCGTACACGTTTAATGACGcaaaatattcgcgaattttttaatcaccttATGGTTgctgaatttttacattttacgaGAATTGACAGCATTGTAACTCGAAAATcgtttatttatatatttttaatgctgaagaatatttttttgggagAGTTGGcgatcatttttttacattctaaCGTGgtttatttgtttgaaa is from Planococcus citri chromosome 1, ihPlaCitr1.1, whole genome shotgun sequence and encodes:
- the LOC135831511 gene encoding mitochondrial translation release factor in rescue produces the protein MNWRQSLLSHQSINLLSVSNYIRRFHLSNYQILCKKYDLDYSNYPKLNNGDLEEQFVRGSGPGGQAVNKAMNCVVLKHIPSGLVVKCHQTRSLEKNQEIAREILTEKLDSKLNGENSIANQKKRFDEVRSKAMELKKKKLNQLKNEWKKREGLLKEE
- the LOC135831513 gene encoding mitochondrial ribosome and complex I assembly factor AltMIEF1 gives rise to the protein MNFNPCSQRKIILLYRDLLKYGRNLQLTDKEYFMSRVKNEFKQNKNLEDPAEIEFQYKKGITLLKNSRII
- the mRpL33 gene encoding large ribosomal subunit protein bL33m, which translates into the protein MFFTRVLSAKSSHVRVVCESLVTGHRVNAIRERKADKLEVVMFDPYVRKKVVYKEIKKLTGVDVKNFKPLDTLESLDG
- the LOC135831508 gene encoding 27 kDa hemolymph protein-like; the protein is MLPPIVIGLFLLACNVRSEVSQDSPVEQIVKDIKESNTTGMDKITKLYKDYENLTLDVASVPSVRYGEDSLREECEKNGGNGTYEVALKAYQNMRKCFTGIVSFAELPAKIKKSKPYGELDTVFKEYCSKTLDIRRCVTTYLIAMVPCMDDRHKYIRFHAHEAIESIMDFVCENEGDHIALFMSEKGPECILSKQAGIKKCFDEKLPKNGSRWKEDPINLSQFNFANLTAEDEFKIKDLGFDLTQCRIAYQLRKCIVEELTTCSGSTPANVVDSMFNLVHTKSYCNKYKMQDIDPDYNGGTSLFTSLFSVILPALTVLLVRTFSS